In the Gossypium raimondii isolate GPD5lz chromosome 9, ASM2569854v1, whole genome shotgun sequence genome, one interval contains:
- the LOC105798849 gene encoding cullin-1: MNERKTIDLEQGWEFMQKGITKLKNILEGLPEPQFSSEDYMMLYTTIYNMCTQKPPHDYSQQLYDKYRESFEEYITSTVLPSLREKHDEFMLRELVKRWSNHKVMVRWLSRFFHYLDRYFIARRSLPPLNEVGLTCFRELVYQELNAKVRDAVISLIDQEREGEQIDRALLKNVLYIFVEIGMGQMDYYENDFEATMLKDTAAYYSRKAANWIVDDSCPDYMLKSEECLKCEKDRVSHYLHSSSEPKLLEKVQHELLSVWETRLLDKEHSGCHALLRDDKVDDLSRMFRLFSKIPRGLDPISSIFKQHVTAEGTALVKQAEDAASTKKADKKDVVGMQEQVFVRKVIELHDKYLAYVNDCFQNHTLFHKALKEAFEVFCNKGVVGSSSAELLATFCDNILKKGGSEKLSDEAIEETLEKVVKLLAYISDKDLFAEFYRKKLARRLLFDKSANDDHERSILTKLKQQCGGQFTSKMEGMVTDLTLARENQASFEEYLSNNPNANPGIDLTVTVLTTGFWPSYKSFDLNLPAEMVKCVEVFRDFYQTKTKHRKLTWIYSLGTCNLIGKFEPKMMELIVTTYQASALLLFNSSDRLSYSEIMTQLNLTDDDVIRLLHSLSCAKYKILNKEPSTKTISPTDHFEFNSKFTDKMRRIKIPLPPVDEKKKVIEDVDKDRRYAIDASIVRIMKSRKVLGHQQLVMECVEQLGRMFKPDFKAIKKRIEDLITRDYLERDNDNPNTFRYLA, translated from the exons ATGAATGAGAGAAAGACGATTGATCTTGAACAAGGATGGGAGTTTATGCAAAAAGGAATTACAAAGTTGAAGAACATTTTAGAAGGCTTGCCAGAGCCGCAATTTAGCTCCGAGGATTATATGATGCTTTATAC AACAATTTACAATATGTGTACCCAAAAGCCTCCTCATGACTATTCTCAGCAGTTGTATGATAAGTATCGAGAATCCTTTGAAGAGTACATCACTTCAACA GTACTTCCTTCTTTACGAGAAAAGCATGATGAGTTTATGTTGAGAGAGCTGGTCAAAAGGTGGAGTAATCACAAAGTAATGGTTAGGTGGCTTTCTCGGTTCTTCCATTACCTTGATCGGTACTTTATTGCTCGGAGGTCACTACCTCCCCTTAATGAAGTTGGACTCACGTGTTTCCGAGAACTG GTTTACCAAGAGCTAAATGCAAAAGTGAGAGATGCTGTAATTTCTCTG ATTGATCAAGAACGTGAAGGCGAGCAGATTGATCGCGCTTTGTTGAAGAacgttttatatatatttgttgaaaTTGGAATGGGGCAAATGGATTACTATGAGAATGACTTTGAGGCTACTATGCTCAAAGATACTGCTGCCTACTACTCGAGGAAAGCTGCAAATTGGATCGTAGATGATTCTTGTCCGGATTACATGTTgaaa TCTGAGGAATGTTTAAAATGTGAGAAGGATAGGGTCTCCCATTACTTGCATTCTAGTAGTGAGCCAAAACTGCTCGAG aaaGTTCAACATGAGTTGTTATCTGTATGGGAAACCCGACTTCTCGATAAAGAGCACTCCGGCTGCCATGCATTGCTCAGAGACGACAAG GTGGATGATTTGTCAAGAATGTTTAGACTCTTTTCTAAAATTCCTCGAGGCTTAGATCCCATATCAAGCATTTTCAAACAG CATGTAACTGCTGAAGGCACAGCTTTGGTCAAACAGGCTGAGGATGCTGCAAGCACCAAAAAG GCTGATAAAAAGGATGTCGTTGGCATGCAAGAGCAG GTTTTCGTGAGGAAAGTGATTGAGCTGCATGATAAGTACCTAGCCTATGTGAATGATTGTTTTCAAAATCATACTCTCTTTCACAAG GCTCTCAAGGAGGCTTTTGAAGTCTTTTGCAATAAGGGTGTTGTTGGAAGCTCAAGTGCGGAGCTACTTGCCACTTTTTGTGATAATATTCTCAAGAAAGGTGGCAGTGAGAAATTGAGTGATGAAGCAATAGAAGAAACACTTGAAAAG GTTGTGAAGCTACTTGCTTATATTAGTGACAAAGACTTGTTTGCTGAATTCTATCG GAAAAAGCTTGCTCGAAGGCTTCTTTTTGACAAGAGTGCTAATGATGACCATGAGAGAAGTATATTAACAAAGCTGAAACAGCAATGTGGTGGTCAGTTCACCTCAAAGATGGAGGGAATG GTTACGGATTTGACATTGGCAAGGGAAAACCAGGCAAGTTTTGAGGAGTACTTGAGCAATAATCCAAATGCAAATCCAGGGATTGACTTGACAGTAACTGTTTTGACTACTGGATTTTGGCCAAGTTACAAGTCTTTCGATCTCAATCTTCCTGCTGAGATG GTCAAGTGTGTTGAAGTTTTCCGGGACTTCTACCAGACAAAAACCAAACACCGAAAACTTACTTGGATATATTCTTTGGGCACTTGTAATCTTATTGGGAAGTTTGAACCAAAGATGATGGAGTTGATTGTCACAACATATCAG GCCTCTGCCTTATTGCTGTTCAATTCCTCAGATCGCCTGAGCTATTCTGAGATCATGACACAATTGAACTTAACGGATGACGACGTAATTAGACTTTTGCATTCGTTATCTTGTGCGAAGTATAAAATCCTTAACAAGGAGCCAAGCACGAAAACCATCTCTCCCACCGATCATTTTGAATTCAACTCCAAGTTTACCGATAAAATGAGAAGGATCAAG ATTCCTCTCCCCCCTGTGGATGAGAAGAAGAAAGTAATTGAAGATGTTGACAAGGATCGACGATATGCCATTGATGCCTCAATTGTACGTATCATGAAGAGTCGGAAAGTTCTGGGTCACCAGCAGTTGGTTATGGAGTGTGTTGAGCAATTGGGCCGCATGTTCAAG CCGGATTTCAAGGCCATTAAAAAGCGAATAGAAGACCTGATTACTCGAGACTATCTTGAGAGGGACAATGATAACCCCAATACATTCCGGTATTTGGCATGA